A stretch of the Enoplosus armatus isolate fEnoArm2 chromosome 13, fEnoArm2.hap1, whole genome shotgun sequence genome encodes the following:
- the LOC139295443 gene encoding TLC domain-containing protein 2-like, with protein sequence MDLRSTLLVTGGSVCSFKLLNTIVRFLPTPEPAREKTWKWRNISTSFSHSSLTGAWAVLCLYRQPQMVEDLISSHSLFSHCLVAVSTGYFIHDFLDVALNQSFKQSWELLLHHSVVISCFTLAVTSRLYLGLAVVSLLIEINSVFLHIRQLLLLSGRRNRPGSDITAPRPSVTYSITSWLNLGTLLVFRVCTMGWMTRWLAAHSARMPRYVLIMGTVGLSLISTMNIGLFYRLLRADVLTNTSNTSRDQ encoded by the exons ATGGATTTGAGGTCAACACTTCTGGTCACTGGAGGATCTGTGTGCTCTTTTAAACTGCTGAACACGATTGTCAGATTCCTGCCAACACCAGAGCCGGCACGCGAGAAAACCTGGAAGTGGAGGAACATCAGcacttctttctctcacagCTCGCTGACAGGAGCATGGGCTGTTTTATG TTTGTACCGTCAACCTCAGATGGTGGAGGACCTGATCTCCTCTCACTCCTTGTTCTCCCACTGCCTTGTAGCTGTGTCTACAG GTTATTTTATCCATGACTTCTTAGATGTGGCCTTGAACCAGTCCTTTAAACAGTCCTGGGAGCTGCTCCTGCACCACTCTGTG GTGATCTCCTGCTTCACTTTGGCTGTGACGTCCCGTCTCTATCTCGGCTTGGCTGTGGTGTCTTTGCTGATTGAGATCAACTCTGTTTTCCTTCACATCAGACAGCTTCTCCTCCTGTCAGGACGGAGGAACAGACCAGGGTCTGATATTACAGCCCCTCGGCCCTCTGTGACCTACAGCATAACCAGCTGGCTCAACCTGGGAAC GTTGCTGGTGTTTCGCGTCTGTACGATGGGTTGGATGACCCGCTGGCTGGCAGCTCACAGTGCACGTATGCCTCGCTACGTCCTGATTATGGGGACAGTAGGCCTGAGTCTCATCTCCACCATGAACATCGGGCTGTTTTACAGACTGCTCAGAGCAGACGTCCTCACCAACACCAGCAACACCAGCAGGGACCAGTAG
- the LOC139295444 gene encoding F-box only protein 40-like, whose product MNEPSACFQYRSHRSRASRVRQHVHCDSCYSRRCRARVEVSVCCAVTPCRLLCGALFHLCKEEDHMLLCPNVRVPCLNAGYGCPVHLPRSSQAAHLQVCPASVVCCSMEWNRWPANDAHSYPNTVLHENLLKERDQGGCLDLAMALKDQDRLFHSMKMKKLFPELIQSVDEEEKEEERRKEKQRKAALKKKAAEKAAAKEARGHTWISCNMFDINTPDEKDEDEDEDEDEDEVEYERELTQEEREAIATASVSADLLENFSAWERIFSMEMGGCREAEGSSAAGKGKELAKRRGPGLGTLTEEDAADTCTGATASNTCKQVSSACIASSTSTSSSSCLAGNLKKTFVYGHLEPMKIITVRTFKIPTSFSARQSRIRNPGFYKRENQAVDTSDLGVALEEMPVWEEVQASLLCSLEREQRGHLIAENVCTDGLLQDEGTQTYSFLSAPFRRNTSLADLTAAKPLELHLQLQVESVTSRHHKASSAFTFLCGCTFQRREYGKHYKNIHSDIQMGVNGWFEQRCPLAYLGCTYSQRRLQPSTHEATVTYNEDLGCFSLHPVVPVSLADVSQPSRSTVDSSTAQRKRGGRAGGGEDSLSLLPYEVLCHMASFLDSLSLSQLALVSQLMRQVCSSLLEERGMVTLRWERQTYSHGRAKWRVKQRVWQFSTLFSPVDTWCFRDVPSMSEHLKVCPCYERESRTEKIHLPRIREEVQTKTSCKGPTLVNLFQLKRIMM is encoded by the exons ATGAATGAGCCGAGCGCCTGTTTCCAGTACAGA AGTCATCGTTCTCGGGCCTCCAGGGTGCGACAGCATGTCCACTGTGATTCCTGCTACAGCCGGCGCTGCAGGGCTCGGGTGGAGGTCTCTGTGTGCTGTGCGGTCACCCCCTGCCGCCTGCTCTGTGGAGCTCTCTTCCATCTGTGCAAAGAGGAGGATCACATGCTGCTCTGTCCTAACGTGAGGGTGCCCTGCCTCAACGCTGGGTACGGCTGCCCGGTCCACCTGCCCCGCTCCTCGCAGGCAGCTCACCTCCAGGTGTGTCCGGCCAGCGTGGTGTGTTGCTCCATGGAGTGGAACCGCTGGCCGGCCAACGACGCTCATTCTTATCCGAACACAGTGCTGCATGAAAACTTGCTCAAGGAGAGAGATCAGGGAGGATGTCTGGACCTGGCCATGGCCCTGAAAGACCAGGACCGCCTGTTTCACTCCATGAAGATGAAGAAACTGTTCCCAGAGCTGATCCAGAgtgtggatgaggaggagaaagaggaagagaggaggaaggagaagcagagaaaggCTGCCTTGAAGAAGAAGGCAGCAGAAAAGGCAGCTGCAAAGGAAGCCAGGGGTCACACCTGGATATCTTGTAACATGTTTGATATCAATACCCCTGATGAAAAAGacgaggatgaagatgaagatgaagatgaggatgaggttGAATATGAGCGAGAGCTAAcccaggaggagagagaggctatTGCCACGGCATCGGTGAGCGCTGATCTGTTAGAAAACTTCAGCGCCTGGGAGCGCATATTCAGTATGGAGATGGGTGGCTGCAGGGAAGCTGAAGGGTCATCTGCAGCAGGCAAAGGCAAGGAACTGGCTAAAAGGAGAGGACCAGGCCTGGGCACTCTGACAGAGGAAGATGCAGCAGATACCTGTACGGGCGCCACAGCATCAAACACCTGCAAACAGGTGAGCAGTGCGTGCATtgcttcctccacctccacctcctcctcctcctgtctcgcTGGAAATCTGAAGAAGACATTTGTGTACGGACATCTGGAGCCGATGAAGATTATCACTGTGCGTACCTTTAAGATTCCAACCAGCTTCTCTGCCAGGCAGAGCCGCATCCGCAACCCTGGTTTCTACAAGAGGGAGAATCAAGCTGTGGATACCAGTGACCTGggggtggcgctagaggagatGCCAGTGTGGGAGGAAGTTCAG GCCTCTCTGCTGTGCTCCCTGGAGAGGGAGCAAAGGGGTCACCTCATTGCAGAGAACGTATGCACAGATGGTCTGTTACAAGATGAGGgcacacagacatacagctTCCTGTCTGCTCCTTTCCGGAGAAACACGTCGCTGGCCGACCTGACCGCTGCAAAACCGCTGGAGCTGCACCttcagctgcaggtggagagCGTCACCAGCCGACACCACAAGGCCAGCTCCGCCTTCACCTTCCTCTGTGGATGCACCTTCCAGCGCAGAGAATATGGCAAACATTATAA GAACATCCACAGTGACATCCAGATGGGTGTGAATGGCTGGTTCGAGCAGAGATGCCCCCTGGCGTACCTGGGGTGCACCTACAGCCAGAGGAGGTTGCAGCCCTCCACACATGAAGCTACTGTCACCTACAA CGAGGATCTGGGCTGCTTCAGTCTGCATCCCGTTGTTCCTGTCTCACTGGCTGACGTCTCCCAGCCGTCCAGGAGCACAGTGGACTCCTCCACagctcagaggaagagaggaggccgggcaggaggaggggaggactCTCTGAGCTTGCTGCCCTACGAGGTGCTGTGCCACATGGCCAGTTTCCTGGACAGTCTGTCCCTGTCCCAGCTGGCTCTGGTGTCCCAGCTCATGAGGCAGGtgtgctcctctctgctggaggagagagggatggtcACCCTGCGCTGGGAGAGACAGACCTACTCACATGGAAGAGCCAAGTGGAGGGTGAAGCAGAGG GTGTGGCAGTTCAGCACCTTGttctctccagtggacacttGGTGCTTCCGAGACGTACCGTCCATGTCCGAGCACCTAAAGGTGTGTCCCTGCTATGAGAGAGAGTCCAGGACAGAGAAGATTCACCTGCCGAGGATCAGAGAAGAAGTCCAAACCAAAACGAGCTGCAAAGGTCCCACTCTGGTGAACTTGTTCCAGCTGAAGAGGATCATGATGTAG
- the LOC139295445 gene encoding F-box only protein 40-like, whose amino-acid sequence MGGVTSQQGLGLQAYVIHYLRLMLQIKSHRSRASRVRQHVHCDSCYSRRCRARVEVSVCCAVTPCRLLCGALYHLCKEEDHMLLCPNVRVPCLNAGYGCPVHLPRSSQAAHLQVCPASVVCCSMEWLRWPTDDTNPHSDIALQENVMKENEGQVEALDLAMALVDQSDLYSRLKMKPLFPELMEEEEEIKIEKKEEMAVGGIVNGVSNKDTNEENNLSENNVVEESVQNSVDQGLGLSKEKYDLCEMMFSMEKGGCAVAQANQDNPKQNPGEKVKAQRKDSTVKKTRADHKEKDGVAAHTPDTSKTGHAPWQEGVLERLGQDLSPQEYNMYVVHHGRMLLTFGQIQACTPRDKDFVYGSLEPIPVQTLRSFKVPDSYHYKRRIHLYDTAARAQSESRSVDTSDLGVNEEDWFTDEAAATLLGYAEREVMGHKISKPKAADGLLFDVGTQTHTFRSAPFKGKMTLAEVMVDRPLKLHLQLQAESVNSRHNRASCVFSYLCGHTFHRREFATHFRNVHSDIQTCLSGWFMQRCPLAYLGCTYSQRRFHPSTHEAAVSYNQQLRTFNLRPTLAASACDASQPSRSPVDSSTAQRKRGGRAGGGVDSLSSLPYEVLCHMASFLDSLSLSQLALVSQLMRQVCSTLLQERGMVTLRWERKTYSHGGAKWRAKPVWEFSHLFSSVDSWRMADIPPISAHLKVCPYYQTSLHSEPVALPSMSEKQGGSQERLSLVNHFTGNR is encoded by the exons ATGGGAG gggtcacaagccaacaAGGTTTGGGATTACAGGCCTATGTGATTCACTATTTAAGGCTGATGTTACAGATCAAG AGTCATCGTTCTCGGGCCTCCAGGGTGCGACAGCATGTCCACTGTGATTCCTGCTACAGCCGGCGCTGCAGGGCTCGGGTGGAGGTCTCTGTGTGCTGTGCGGTCACCCCCTGCCGCCTGCTCTGTGGAGCTCTCTACCACCTGTGCAAAGAGGAGGATCACATGCTGCTCTGTCCTAACGTGAGGGTGCCCTGCCTCAACGCTGGGTACGGCTGCCCGGTCCACCTGCCCCGCTCCTCTCAGGCAGCTCACCTCCAGGTGTGTCCGGCCAGCGTGGTGTGTTGCTCCATGGAGTGGCTCCGCTGGCCGACTGAtgacacaaacccacacagcGACATAGCCCTGCAGGAGAACGTGATGAAGGAAAATGAGGGGCAGGTGGAGGCTTTGGATCTTGCCATGGCCCTGGTCGATCAGTCAGACCTTTACAGCCGCCTGAAAATGAAGCCTCTCTTTCCAGAgctgatggaggaagaagaggaaataaagattgagaagaaagaggagatggCAGTTGGAGGGATTGTCAATGGCGTCTCAAACAAAGATACCAATGAAG AAAACAACTTGTCTGAGAATAATGTTGTTGAAGAGTCTGTACAGAACAGTGTGGATCAAGGCTTAGGCCTCAGCAAAGAGAAATACGACCTGTGTGAGATGATGTTCAGCATGGAGAAAGGCGGCTGTGCTGTTGCTCAGGCAAACCAAGACAATCCCAAACAAAACCCTGGTGAGAAGGTGAAGGCCCAGAGGAAGGACAGCACAGTGAAAAAAACACGTGCAGAccacaaagagaaagatggtgtggctgcacacacaccagacacaagTAAGACAGGACACGCCCCGTGGCAGGAGGGGGTGCTGGAGCGTCTGGGGCAGGATCTCAGCCCACAGGAGTACAACATGTATGTGGTGCATCATGGGCGCATGCTGCTCACCTTCGGACAAATCCAGGCCTGTACACCGAGGGATAAAGACTTTGTCTACGGCAGCCTGGAGCCAATCCCAGTCCAGACCCTGCGCTCTTTCAAG GTCCCTGACAGCTATCACTACAAGCGGCGGATTCATCTGTACGACACGGCTGCGCGGGCTCAGAGCGAGTCTCGCAGTGTGGACACATCGGACCTCGGAGTCAACGAAGAGGACTGGTTCACTGATGAAGCGGCAGCCACCCTGCTGGGCTACGCCGAGAGGGAGGTCATGGGTCACAAG ATCAGCAAGCCAAAGGCAGCCGATGGGCTCTTATTTGACGTGGGAACACAGACGCACACGTTTCGCTCGGCTCCGTTTAAAGGGAAGATGACTCTGGCGGAGGTGATGGTGGACAGACCACTGAAGCTTCATCTCCAGCTGCAGGCAGAGAGTGTGAACAGCAGACACAACAGAGCCAGCTGTGTCTTCTCCTACCTCTGCGGTCACACCTTCCACCGCAGAGAGTTCGCCACACATTTCAG GAACGTTCACAGCGACATCCAGACGTGTCTGAGTGGATGGTTCATGCAGAGATGCCCCCTTGCGTATCTGGGATGCACATACAGCCAGAGGAGGTTTCATCCCTCCACACATGAAGCCGCCGTCTCCTACAA TCAGCAACTGAGGACTTTCAACTTGCGCCCAACACTTGCAGCCTCAGCATGCGACGCCTCCCAGCCTTCCAGGAGCCCAGTGGACTCCTCCACggctcagaggaagagaggaggccgggcaggaggaggggtggaCTCTCTGAGCTCGCTGCCCTACGAGGTGCTGTGCCACATGGCCAGTTTCCTGGACAGTCTGTCCCTGTCCCAGCTGGCTCTGGTGTCCCAGCTCATGAGGCAGGTGTGCTCCActctgctgcaggagagagggatggtCACCCTCCGCTGGGAGAGGAAGACCTACTCTCATGGAGGAGCCAAGTGGAGGGCCAAACCT GTGTGGGAGTTCAGTCACCTCTTCTCCTCAGTGGATTCATGGCGTATGGCAGACATCCCTCCTATATCTGCTCATCTAAAAGTCTGTCCTTACTACCAGACCTCTCTGCACAGTGAGCCTGTTGCCCTCCCCAGCATGAGTGAGAAACAGGGGGGCAGCCAGGAGAGGCTCAGCCTCGTCAACCATTTCACAggaaacagatga